Proteins found in one Terriglobales bacterium genomic segment:
- a CDS encoding AsmA family protein: protein MKRKGLIIAGALLAVLVIAAVALPLLINVDSFRPTIQSEASAALGREVRIGKLDLSLLAGGVTASDLSIADDPAYNREPFLQAKTMEVGVEMLPLIFSQSLQVRSLTLVEPQITLLSTPGGKWNFSSLGAKEAKKTPAAKPPAVSIGVLKIVDGKLAIGRAGRGGKTRVYEDVQLTAKNVSMTSPVEFELQAKTPSGGKLHVEGEAGPLDAKDAARSPIEAEVHAEGVDLGATGFLDPSSGIGGKLDLTVSVKSDGKEARAEGTAKTAGLKLARGGQPARQPVTFEFATDYEPQRNAGTLSKGDIKVGSSAAKLSGNYDTRGESAVVHLKLRGEQMKVDDVSGLLPAFGVIMPPGSSLQGGVASANLSIDGPLDRLVITGPLNVSATRLAGYDLGSKMGALAAFSGMRTGSTTEIQTLSSGLRVAPDGIRADNINLVAPALGSVTGAGTIGANNSLNFRMVAKLAQGGGLAGGLSALSTFGQSKGAIPFMIQGTTSNPVFVPDVAGAMGQTVGAPVTGAESILGLFGKKKKQQ, encoded by the coding sequence GTGAAACGCAAGGGTCTCATCATCGCGGGCGCTCTGCTTGCTGTGCTGGTGATCGCGGCCGTAGCGCTGCCGCTGCTGATAAACGTGGACAGCTTCCGGCCCACGATCCAGTCGGAAGCCAGCGCCGCCCTCGGCCGCGAAGTGCGCATCGGCAAGCTGGACCTTTCGCTGCTGGCCGGCGGCGTCACTGCCAGCGATCTATCCATCGCGGACGATCCCGCGTATAACCGCGAGCCGTTCCTCCAAGCCAAGACGATGGAGGTGGGCGTGGAGATGCTGCCGCTGATCTTCTCGCAGTCGCTCCAGGTGCGTTCGCTCACGCTGGTGGAGCCGCAGATCACGCTGCTGAGCACGCCCGGCGGCAAATGGAACTTCTCCAGCCTGGGCGCTAAGGAGGCGAAGAAGACACCGGCCGCCAAGCCACCAGCGGTTTCCATCGGGGTGCTGAAGATCGTGGATGGAAAACTGGCGATCGGCCGGGCCGGGCGCGGCGGCAAGACGCGTGTCTATGAAGACGTCCAGCTCACCGCCAAGAACGTCTCCATGACTTCTCCCGTCGAGTTCGAACTGCAGGCCAAGACGCCCAGCGGCGGCAAGCTGCACGTGGAAGGTGAGGCTGGTCCTCTGGATGCCAAGGATGCCGCTCGCAGCCCGATCGAGGCCGAAGTGCACGCCGAGGGCGTGGACCTGGGGGCTACGGGATTCCTTGATCCTTCCAGCGGCATCGGCGGCAAGCTGGATCTGACGGTCAGCGTGAAATCCGACGGCAAGGAGGCACGCGCCGAGGGCACCGCCAAAACGGCGGGACTCAAGCTCGCCCGCGGAGGCCAGCCCGCCCGCCAGCCGGTGACCTTCGAGTTCGCCACCGACTACGAGCCGCAGCGCAACGCGGGAACCCTGAGCAAAGGCGACATCAAGGTCGGCTCCAGCGCGGCCAAGCTTTCCGGCAACTACGACACGCGCGGCGAATCTGCCGTGGTACACCTCAAGCTGCGCGGGGAGCAGATGAAGGTGGACGACGTTTCCGGGCTGCTGCCGGCGTTCGGCGTGATCATGCCGCCGGGCTCGTCGCTGCAGGGCGGAGTTGCGTCGGCAAATCTCTCCATTGACGGGCCGTTGGACCGTCTGGTGATCACCGGGCCGCTCAACGTCTCCGCCACGCGCCTGGCGGGCTATGACCTGGGTTCGAAGATGGGAGCGCTCGCCGCTTTCAGCGGCATGCGCACCGGCTCCACCACCGAGATCCAGACGCTGAGTTCGGGCCTGCGGGTGGCGCCCGATGGCATTCGTGCCGACAACATCAACCTAGTGGCGCCGGCGCTGGGCTCGGTGACCGGCGCAGGCACCATCGGGGCCAACAACTCGCTGAACTTCCGCATGGTGGCCAAGCTGGCGCAGGGCGGCGGGCTGGCGGGCGGGCTTTCTGCGCTCTCCACCTTCGGGCAGTCGAAGGGAGCCATTCCCTTCATGATCCAGGGCACGACTTCCAATCCCGTCTTCGTGCCGGACGTGGCCGGGGCGATGGGACAAACCGTGGGCGCGCCCGTGACCGGCGCCGAGAGCATCCTGGGCCTGTTCGGGAAGAAGAAGAAGCAGCAGTAG